A single genomic interval of Trachemys scripta elegans isolate TJP31775 chromosome 3, CAS_Tse_1.0, whole genome shotgun sequence harbors:
- the LOC117875619 gene encoding trace amine-associated receptor 2-like, with translation MSRSSGVRGAMYLFMTGVIFITVLGNLVLSWKSSISYFKQLHSPTNFLILSMAIIDFLLGFTIMPYSRDGMIISVENCWYFGVTFCKVHYSFNLMLCLVSIFHLCSIAVDHLYAICYPLHYSSKITFPVIRQLLAICWTVPAAFAFGIVFSEAYASGIQGYKILVACSSLCPIVFNKLWGTVLFTVGLFAPGCVMIGIYAIFFVISKKHARVVNNMPDDANNDVRSQLSKKKDREAAMTLSIFMGMFLICWFPCFFTFLIDPFLNFTTTLVLFDALNWFGYFNSTCNPLIYDFFIHDFRKH, from the exons ATGTCCAGGTCATCAGGTGTTCGAGGTGCAATGTATTTGTTCATGACTGGAGTCATCTTCATCACTGTCCTTGGAAATCTTGTCTTATCTTGGAAATCTTCAATCTCCTATTTCAAACAGCTTCACTCTCCAACCAACTTCTTGATTCTGTCCATGGCTATTATAGACTTTCTTTTGGGATTCACCATTATGCCCtacagcagggatgg catgATCATATCTGTGGAGAACTGCTGGTATTTTGGGGTCACCTTCTGCAAAGTCCACTATAGTTTTAATCTGATGCTCTGTTTAGTTTCCATCTTCCATCTTTGTTCCATTGCTGTTGATCACCTTTATGCTATCTGTTACCCACTGCATTATTCTAGCAAAATAACTTTTCCTGTGATAAGGCAATTGCTAGCAATTTGTTGGACAGTGCCAGCTGCTTTTGCTTTCGGGATTGTTTTTTCAGAAGCATATGCTTCTGGAATACAAGGCTATAAGATTTTAGTAGCATGCTCTAGTTTGTGTCCTATTGTGTTCAACAAATTATGGGGTACAGTTTTGTTTACAGTAGGTTTGTTTGCGCCCGGCTGTGTCATGATAGGGAtatatgcaattttttttgtaatatccAAAAAGCATGCGCGTGTTGTGAACAacatgcctgatgatgcaaacaATGATGTTAGAAGTCAACTTTCCAAGAAAAAGGACAGAGAGGCTGCTATGACTTTGAGTATATTTATGGGGATGTTCCTAATATGCTGGTTTCCATGTTTCTTTACATTCTTAATTGACCCATTTTTAAATTTCACTACCACTTTAGTTCTGTTTGATGCTTTAAACTGGTTTGGTTACTTCAACTCTACCTGCAATCCATTAATATATGACTTTTTTATTCATGATTTCAGAAAGCATTGA
- the LOC117875620 gene encoding trace amine-associated receptor 4-like, which translates to MNSSNLWSPQNVQYCFDFVNNSCPRNVRSTISLWAMYIFMVGAIVLTMGGNMLVIISIAHFKQLHSPTNFLICSMAATDFLLSFMVMPYSMIRSIESCWYFGDLFCKLHTCCDIMLCTTSIFHLCFISVDRYYAVCDPLHYVTKITIPVIVLFLLISWTVPFLLAFGLVFSELNIEGIEEYVASIDCSGFCVFILNKLWGVMASLIAFFFPGTVMVGIYVHIFTVARKHARQIAKIPRAIKCVSEMKNKISTKKENKATKTLSIVMGVFVFCWLPFFILTIVDPFINVSTPEDLYNAFLWLGYFNSTCNPIIYALFYSWFRKAFKMIVTGTIFRPESSTRTLFPTNT; encoded by the coding sequence ATGAATTCATCCAACCTCTGGAGTCCACAGAACGTGCAGTATTGCTTTGACTTTGTTAACAATTCATGTCCTAGAAATGTAAGGTCTACAATCAGTCTTTGGGCAATGTACATCTTCATGGTGGGAGCAATAGTGCTCACAATGGGTGGGAATATGCTTGTGATCATTTCCATTGCTCATTTCAAACAGCTTCACTCTCCAACCAACTTCCTGATCTGCTCCATGGCAGCTACTGACTTTTTGCTTAGTTTCATGGTTATGCCCTACAGTATGATCAGGTCTATTGAGTCATGCTGGTATTTTGGAGACCTCTTCTGCAAACTCCATACGTGCTGTGATATAATGCTCTGTACCACCTCTATTTTCCATCTATGTTTTATCTCTGTTGACCGTTACTATGCAGTTTGTGACCCTCTGCATTATGTCACCAAAATAACTATCCCTGTgatagtattatttttattaattagcTGGACTGTCCCATTCTTATTGGCTTTTGGCCTAGTTTTCTCAGAGCTGAATATTGAGGGCATTGAAGAATATGTggcttccattgactgcagtggtttCTGTGTCTTCATACTTAACAAGCTCTGGGGAGTGATGGCTTCTCTTATAGCCTTCTTTTTCCCAGGCACAGTGATGGTGGGGATCTATGTCCACATATTTACTGTGGCAAGAAAACATGCTAGACAAATTGCTAAAATCCCCAGGGCAATAAAATGTGTctctgaaatgaaaaacaaaatctccacaaaaaaagagaacaaagcaACTAAGACTTTAAGTATAGTCATGGgggtatttgttttttgttggctGCCTTTCTTTATTCTTACGATAGTTGATCCTTTTATTAACGTCTCAACACCTGAAGACTTGTACAATGCCTTCCTCTGGCTGGGATACTTCAATTCTACTTGTAATCCAATCATTTACGCTTTATTTTATTCTTGGTTTCGCAAAGCATTTAAAATGATTGTGACTGGTACAATCTTCAGACCGGAATCCTCTACTCGTACTTTATTTCCCACAAATACTTAG
- the LOC117875621 gene encoding trace amine-associated receptor 4-like: MNSSNLWSPQNVEYCFDFVNNSCPRNVRSTISLWAMYIFMVGAIVLTMGGNMLVIISIAHFKQLHSPTNFLICSMATTDFLLSFMVMPYSMIRSIESCWYFGDLFCKLHTCCDIMLCTTSIFHLCFISVDRYYAVCDPLHYVTKITIPVIVLFLLISWSVPFLFAFGLVFLELNIEGIEEYVTSIDCSGFCALIFNKLWGVMVSLIAFFFPGTVMVGIYVHIFTVARKHARQIAKIPSAIKCVSELKNKMSTKKENKATKTLSIVMGVFVFCWLPFFILTIADPFINFSTPEDLYNAFLWLGYFNSTCNPIIYGLFYSWFRKAFKMIVAGTIFRSDSSTLTLFPTNT; the protein is encoded by the coding sequence ATGAATTCATCCAATCTCTGGAGTCCACAGAATGTGGAGTATTGCTTTGACTTTGTTAACAATTCATGTCCTAGAAATGTAAGGTCTACAATCAGTCTTTGGGCAATGTACATCTTCATGGTGGGAGCAATAGTGCTCACAATGGGTGGGAATATGCTTGTGATCATTTCCATTGCTCATTTCAAACAGCTTCACTCTCCAACCAACTTCCTGATCTGCTCCATGGCAACTACTGACTTTTTGCTTAGTTTCATGGTTATGCCCTACAGTATGATCAGGTCTATTGAGTCATGCTGGTATTTTGGAGACCTCTTCTGCAAACTCCATACTTGCTGTGATATAATGCTCTGTACCACCTCTATTTTCCATctatgttttatttctgttgaCCGTTACTACGCAGTATGTGACCCACTACATTATGTCACCAAAATAACTATCCCTGTgatagtattatttttattaattagcTGGTCTGTCCCATTCTTATTTGCCTTTGGCTTAGTTTTCTTAGAGTTGAATATTGAGGGCATTGAAGAATATGTGACTTCTATTGACTGCAGTGGTTTCTGTGCACTCATATTTAACAAGCTCTGGGGAGTGATGGTTTCTCTTATAGCCTTCTTTTTCCCAGGCACAGTGATGGTGGGGATCTATGTCCACATATTTACTGTGGCAAGAAAACATGCAAGACAAATTGCTAAAATCCCCAGTGCAATAAAATGTGTCTctgaattgaaaaacaaaatgtccacaaaaaaagagaacaaagcaACTAAAACTTTAAGTATAGTCatgggggtgtttgttttttgttggctgCCTTTCTTTATTCTTACGATAGCTGATCCTTTTATTAACTTCTCAACACCTGAAGACTTGTACAATGCCTTCCTCTGGCTGGGATACTTCAATTCTACTTGTAATCCAATCATTTATGGTTTATTTTATTCTTGGTTTCGCAAAGCATTTAAAATGATTGTGGCTGGTACAATCTTCAGATCAGATTCCTCTACTCTTACTTTGTTTCCCACAAATACTTAA
- the TAAR5 gene encoding trace amine-associated receptor 5, protein MNSVQKPGANEVVSTPLCYEVNGSCSRTLHSFGVQLAIYMACAMGMLLTVLGNLMVVIAVSHFNTLHTPTNFLLLSLALADLLLGITVLPFSTIRSVESCWYFGDDFCRLHTFLDTVFCLTSIFHLCFISIDRHYAICDPLLYPTKFTIRVACIYIVIGWGVPVIYTFVLLYTDAIEEGLGHFLQDMPCVGRCQLLFNKLWGWLNFPLFFFPCLIMITLYVKIFIVANRQARQISNMNKSAGSGLHLGASKRERKAAKTLGIAVGIYLLCWLPFTIDTLVDCLLNFITPPVLFDILIWFAYFNSACNPLIYVFSYRWFRKAVKLILTRNMFGSGTSTVDLYQE, encoded by the coding sequence ATGAACTCTGTCCAGAAGCCCGGTGCTAATGAAGTGGTGTCCACTCCACTGTGCTATGAAGTGAATGGTTCCTGCTCCAGAACGCTTCATTCCTTTGGCGTCCAGCTGGCCATCTACATGGCCTGTGCCATGGGCATGCTGCTCACAGTACTGGGGAACCTGATGGTGGTGATTGCAGTCTCCCACTTCAATACCCTACATACCCCCACCAACTTCTTACTACTCTCCCTGGCCCTTGCAGATCTCCTCCTGGGGATAACAGTGCTGCCCTTCAGCACTATCCGATCTGTGGAGAGCTGCTGGTATTTTGGAGATGACTTTTGTAGGCTGCATACCTTTCTGGACACTGTCTTTTGTTTGACCTCTATATTTCATCTGTGTTTTATTTCCATTGATCGTCACTATGCTATCTGTGATCCTTTGCTCTACCCCACTAAGTTTACTATAAGAGTGGCATGCATATATATAGTGATAGGGTGGGGGGTACCCGTGATTTATACTTTTGTCTTGCTCTATACCGATGCAATTGAAGAAGGGTTGGGCCATTTCTTACAAGACATGCCCTGTGTTGGTAGATGTCAGCTGCTGTTCAACAAACTTTGGGGCTGGTTGAACTtccctctctttttcttcccttgcCTCATAATGATAACTTTGTATGTGAAAATATTTATTGTGGCAAACAGACAAGCTAGACAGATAAGCAACATGAACAAGAGTGCTGGATCTGGGCTACACTTAGGAGCATcaaagagggaaagaaaggcaGCTAAAACACTCGGTATAGCTGTAGGAATCTACCtcctgtgctggctgccctttACTATAGACACTCTGGTAGACTGTCTTCTAAATTTCATTACCCCACCGGTTCTCTTTGATATCCTAATCTGGTTTGCTTACTTTAATTCAGCCTGCAATCCCTTGATTTATGTGTTTTCCTACCGTTGGTTCAGGAAGGCAGTGAAACTAATTTTAACTCGCAACATGTTTGGTTCTGGGACATCTACCGTAGACTTGTACCAGGAATGA